Proteins encoded in a region of the Psychromicrobium lacuslunae genome:
- a CDS encoding serine hydrolase domain-containing protein — MSQGFVSDGFQPLAAAFDSLFTDGLEHGASLAVYQNGKAALDLWGGEDPHDATPWEKDSVTIGFSTTKGAAAIMLLRLVERGLVDLDAPVAQYWPEFAVAGKAQITVRQVTQHRSALPFLEGPVEDFFTPGKAEAVIATQAPAYPVDSFFNYHAVTFGTLVGEIIYRVSGQRVGEFFQTEIAGPLGLEFWIGEPESVEGQFRRSSYGSDVQLPPVIPEALLAQLPAAVSAGVITGQQLMGLFTPDSRDAVANSLVYRRAQMAGANGVNNGRALARMYAATIGEVDGVRLLSAETINEARRYATADIQRPPLPDGTEQPQPRWGVGFQLEEPAGLKLLGEGSFGHAGMGGRLGFADPESGIAFGYVSQRMHLDPTPDERLGRLNTALREVLAAQ; from the coding sequence ATGAGTCAAGGATTTGTTTCAGATGGATTTCAGCCGCTGGCTGCCGCGTTCGACTCGCTCTTTACCGATGGCTTAGAGCACGGCGCCTCGCTTGCTGTCTACCAGAACGGTAAGGCTGCTCTGGATCTTTGGGGTGGCGAGGACCCGCATGACGCGACGCCCTGGGAGAAGGACAGCGTCACCATTGGTTTCTCCACTACTAAGGGGGCGGCGGCGATTATGCTGCTGCGTTTGGTGGAGCGTGGGCTGGTCGACTTGGATGCGCCGGTGGCTCAATATTGGCCGGAGTTCGCCGTGGCCGGCAAAGCACAAATCACTGTTCGTCAGGTGACGCAGCACCGCTCGGCGCTGCCGTTCCTGGAAGGGCCGGTTGAGGATTTCTTCACCCCGGGCAAGGCCGAAGCGGTGATTGCTACTCAGGCCCCTGCTTACCCGGTAGATTCCTTCTTCAACTATCACGCAGTCACTTTCGGCACTTTGGTCGGCGAAATCATCTACCGCGTTTCCGGCCAAAGGGTGGGAGAGTTCTTTCAGACTGAAATTGCAGGGCCGCTCGGGTTGGAATTCTGGATCGGCGAACCGGAATCAGTCGAAGGCCAGTTCAGGCGCTCGAGTTATGGCTCGGATGTTCAGCTACCGCCGGTGATTCCCGAAGCCTTGCTGGCGCAGCTACCCGCCGCGGTATCAGCGGGGGTGATCACCGGGCAGCAGCTAATGGGACTTTTTACCCCGGATAGCCGCGACGCCGTCGCCAACTCTCTGGTCTATCGTCGCGCCCAAATGGCGGGAGCAAATGGCGTCAACAACGGCCGCGCGCTGGCTCGGATGTACGCCGCCACGATTGGCGAAGTCGATGGGGTCAGGCTGCTTTCGGCAGAGACCATTAATGAGGCTCGGCGTTACGCCACCGCCGATATTCAGCGCCCGCCCTTGCCGGACGGTACCGAACAGCCGCAGCCGCGCTGGGGCGTTGGGTTCCAGCTGGAGGAGCCAGCGGGGCTCAAGTTACTAGGTGAAGGCTCCTTCGGTCACGCTGGGATGGGTGGCCGCTTGGGCTTCGCCGACCCTGAGTCGGGCATCGCCTTCGGGTACGTCTCGCAACGGATGCACCTGGACCCGACCCCGGACGAACGCCTGGGTCGATTGAACACGGCTCTCCGCGAGGTACTCGCAGCCCAATAA
- a CDS encoding FAD-dependent oxidoreductase encodes MEDLRPKALRIAVIGAGPAGVYAADILAKASSDELRVSVDLFDRYPAPFGLIRYGVAPDHPRIKGIIQALHKVLDRGDIRFFGNVNYGVDLSLDELRRHYHAVIFATGAVHDAALAIPGIDLAGSFGAADFVSWYDGHPDVPREWPLQAQQIAVLGHGNVALDVARMLVKQADELLSTEIPENVYRTLKASPVTDVHVFGRRGPAQIKFTPLELRELSHAADVDIVLYPEDFQFDEASDQAIKSNNQVRTMVNTLTNWLAEQPEVSTAARRLHLHFLHTPVEILAAEGQLCGIRFERNELVGNGQVQGTGEFVDYPVQAVYRAIGYYGSPLTELEFDSRLGVLKNDGGRVLDAAGRPLPGIYTTGWIKRGPVGLIGHTKGDALETVGFLLEDRVSLPEPAEPRPETIVELLNSKGVEYTDWAGWLKLDAYERSLGDAWPELASPDQQKLGIVRERIKLVPRDEMIKVSRS; translated from the coding sequence GTGGAAGATCTGAGACCGAAAGCTCTGCGTATCGCCGTGATTGGGGCTGGCCCTGCGGGAGTTTACGCGGCAGACATCTTAGCTAAGGCAAGCAGCGATGAGCTGCGCGTGAGCGTCGATCTTTTCGATCGTTATCCGGCGCCATTCGGCTTGATTCGCTACGGCGTCGCCCCTGATCACCCGCGCATCAAGGGCATTATCCAGGCCTTGCACAAGGTGCTGGATCGCGGCGACATCCGGTTCTTCGGCAATGTGAATTACGGTGTTGACCTTAGCCTGGATGAGCTGCGCCGACACTATCATGCGGTCATTTTCGCTACCGGGGCAGTGCACGACGCCGCGCTAGCAATTCCGGGCATCGACCTCGCCGGCTCTTTTGGAGCCGCCGACTTTGTCTCTTGGTATGACGGGCATCCGGATGTACCGAGGGAGTGGCCGCTGCAAGCGCAACAGATCGCGGTACTCGGTCACGGCAATGTGGCGCTCGATGTGGCTCGGATGCTCGTCAAACAGGCCGATGAGCTGCTCAGCACCGAAATCCCGGAGAACGTCTACCGGACTCTGAAGGCTTCTCCGGTGACGGATGTACATGTCTTCGGTAGGCGCGGACCGGCGCAGATTAAATTCACTCCCTTGGAGCTCCGGGAACTCTCGCATGCCGCCGACGTTGACATTGTGCTGTACCCGGAGGACTTTCAGTTTGATGAGGCCTCTGACCAGGCGATTAAGAGCAATAACCAAGTACGCACCATGGTCAACACCTTGACTAATTGGTTGGCGGAGCAACCCGAGGTGTCCACTGCCGCCCGCCGCCTGCACTTGCATTTCCTGCATACTCCAGTGGAAATCCTGGCGGCGGAAGGGCAGCTCTGCGGCATTCGTTTCGAACGCAATGAATTAGTCGGTAATGGCCAGGTTCAGGGCACCGGGGAGTTCGTAGACTATCCAGTACAGGCCGTCTACCGGGCGATTGGGTACTATGGTTCGCCGCTGACCGAGTTGGAGTTCGATTCGCGCCTAGGGGTGCTAAAGAACGACGGTGGTCGAGTGCTGGATGCGGCTGGTCGGCCGCTGCCCGGGATCTATACCACCGGCTGGATCAAGCGAGGCCCGGTCGGGTTGATTGGTCATACCAAAGGTGACGCGCTCGAAACGGTCGGGTTTTTACTTGAGGACCGAGTATCGTTGCCGGAACCAGCGGAGCCGCGGCCCGAAACAATTGTTGAACTGCTGAACTCCAAGGGGGTTGAGTACACCGATTGGGCAGGGTGGTTGAAGCTCGATGCTTATGAGCGATCGCTTGGCGACGCTTGGCCGGAGCTGGCATCGCCAGATCAGCAAAAACTAGGAATCGTACGGGAACGCATCAAGCTGGTGCCCAGAGACGAAATGATTAAGGTTTCGCGAAGCTGA
- the rarD gene encoding EamA family transporter RarD: MPRKQLSSPTLDASAQGSSLGIIYGVAAYGLWGLLPLYFTLLKPAGAVEIVANRVLFSLLFCALLLTVTRGWPALLKAFSTGRVLGTLAVAAALIAVNWLTYTYGVTTGHAIESSLGYFINPLVSVLLGVFVLKERLRPLQWTAVGIGFIAVVELTVAYGQLPWIALVLAFSFGIYGFVKKRVGPQVTAATSLSIETALLAPIAAVVMVLLAINGSATLTTEGPAHFWWMAASGVITAVPLLFFGASARRLPMTTIGLLQYFAPVLQFLIAVLFLKEEMGLERWIGFGIVWVALLVLTIDMLATVRKNSVLRRAARNAESSGVLRVEERTD; the protein is encoded by the coding sequence GTGCCTCGCAAACAACTCTCCTCGCCAACCCTCGACGCTTCCGCCCAAGGTTCTAGCCTCGGCATTATCTACGGCGTTGCGGCATACGGCCTCTGGGGTTTGCTGCCGCTCTACTTCACTTTGCTCAAGCCCGCCGGAGCGGTGGAAATTGTGGCAAATCGAGTGCTTTTCTCCTTGCTTTTCTGCGCCCTTCTGCTCACCGTCACCCGGGGCTGGCCAGCGCTGCTCAAAGCCTTCAGCACTGGCCGGGTGCTCGGCACCCTCGCCGTGGCGGCGGCACTCATCGCGGTCAACTGGCTCACTTACACCTATGGTGTGACCACCGGCCACGCGATAGAAAGCTCGCTCGGGTATTTCATCAACCCCTTGGTATCGGTACTGCTCGGCGTTTTTGTGCTCAAAGAACGACTACGGCCGCTGCAATGGACCGCAGTAGGGATCGGATTCATCGCAGTGGTCGAGCTGACCGTGGCCTATGGCCAGCTCCCCTGGATCGCCCTGGTGCTCGCCTTTAGCTTCGGCATCTACGGCTTTGTGAAAAAGCGAGTGGGCCCGCAAGTAACAGCGGCGACGTCGCTGAGCATCGAAACCGCGCTGCTGGCGCCGATTGCCGCCGTAGTGATGGTGCTCCTCGCAATAAACGGCAGTGCCACCCTAACTACCGAGGGACCCGCGCACTTCTGGTGGATGGCGGCTTCCGGGGTGATCACCGCGGTGCCATTGTTGTTCTTCGGTGCTTCAGCCCGTCGGTTACCGATGACCACAATAGGGCTGCTGCAATACTTTGCTCCCGTATTGCAGTTCCTGATTGCTGTGCTGTTCCTCAAAGAGGAAATGGGCCTGGAACGTTGGATAGGGTTTGGCATTGTCTGGGTGGCGCTTTTGGTGCTCACCATTGACATGCTGGCCACGGTGCGGAAGAACTCGGTGCTGCGCCGGGCGGCACGGAACGCTGAAAGCTCAGGCGTGCTGCGGGTTGAAGAGCGCACTGACTGA
- a CDS encoding ribose-phosphate diphosphokinase, producing the protein MTEIKVFAGTAGQAFAEEMCGTLGVPLSPARVQRFANDCLEAQLLENCREQDVYLIQPIVAPTQENLMELLLMIDAAKGASASRITAVMPHFAYARSDKKDAPRISIGGRLVADLLQTAGVDRVLTMALHAPQVHAFFRVPTDQLNALRELAEHFRGSDLSNTTVVSPDLGNAKTATAFARMLGTPVAAGAKERYENDRVVITSIIGEVSGRDIIVLDDEIANGSTIIAVLELLRQAGAKSVRVACTHGIFSNNAVTRIAAVDSVQSIVTTNTVPTKTESANPKLTVLSVAPAFAEAIRRIHSGESVSALFNPQHA; encoded by the coding sequence GTGACTGAGATTAAGGTTTTCGCTGGTACTGCAGGACAAGCCTTCGCCGAAGAGATGTGCGGCACGCTCGGAGTGCCGCTTAGCCCAGCTAGGGTGCAGCGCTTTGCTAATGATTGCCTCGAAGCCCAGCTTCTCGAGAACTGTCGTGAACAAGACGTCTATCTGATTCAGCCGATTGTTGCGCCCACTCAGGAAAACCTGATGGAACTGCTGCTGATGATCGACGCCGCCAAAGGAGCTTCGGCGTCCCGGATCACCGCGGTGATGCCGCATTTTGCCTATGCCCGCTCGGATAAGAAAGACGCCCCCCGGATATCGATTGGTGGTCGTTTAGTCGCCGACTTACTGCAGACCGCGGGAGTGGATCGGGTGCTGACGATGGCGCTGCACGCTCCTCAGGTGCACGCTTTCTTCCGGGTGCCCACCGATCAGCTCAATGCCTTACGCGAGTTGGCAGAGCACTTCCGGGGCAGCGATCTTTCCAACACCACCGTCGTTTCACCGGATCTCGGCAATGCCAAAACCGCCACCGCTTTTGCCCGGATGTTAGGCACTCCGGTGGCTGCCGGAGCGAAAGAGCGGTACGAAAATGATCGGGTGGTGATCACCTCAATCATCGGCGAGGTCAGCGGCCGGGACATCATTGTGCTGGACGATGAGATTGCCAATGGCAGCACGATTATTGCCGTGCTGGAGCTGCTGCGACAGGCCGGTGCGAAGTCAGTACGGGTCGCCTGCACGCACGGAATATTCTCGAATAACGCGGTCACTAGAATCGCCGCCGTCGACTCGGTGCAGAGCATTGTCACCACCAATACGGTTCCGACCAAAACTGAAAGTGCCAATCCGAAACTGACCGTGTTGAGCGTGGCGCCGGCCTTTGCCGAGGCGATCCGGCGAATCCATAGCGGAGAGTCAGTCAGTGCGCTCTTCAACCCGCAGCACGCCTGA
- a CDS encoding universal stress protein, whose product MRYVVGYTPNERGADAIALAAAIARTQGAKLDVVYVFNEDSPYQAITPGGELLSPAEQAVLIARGKALRQVPEDVETEFHVREAESFASGLIEAAVEYEAGLIVIGAASNGLFKRFTVGSIANGLLHASPVPVALAPRGYQRQEPLTRLTLMVGTRQGAQAAIDVAIESAARRGVPLRLVSLLELDELKQGEFELDNPLSPARQHVNTVLALAASKLKEGQATATLAHGRSIEAAIDSIGWDDGEVVIVGSSRLAQKNLLFLGSTANKVLRSLPVPMVVVPRDYERVSGTV is encoded by the coding sequence ATGCGATACGTGGTTGGTTACACCCCAAATGAACGTGGTGCTGACGCAATTGCCTTGGCTGCTGCCATTGCGAGGACGCAAGGCGCCAAGCTGGATGTGGTTTATGTCTTCAATGAAGACAGCCCCTACCAAGCGATCACCCCCGGAGGAGAGCTGCTCAGCCCTGCCGAGCAAGCGGTGCTGATTGCCCGTGGCAAGGCGTTGCGGCAGGTGCCGGAGGACGTTGAAACTGAGTTTCATGTCCGGGAGGCTGAGTCGTTCGCCTCAGGTCTAATCGAGGCTGCGGTGGAGTACGAGGCCGGGCTGATCGTGATTGGCGCCGCCAGCAATGGATTGTTTAAACGCTTTACCGTTGGCTCAATCGCCAACGGGCTACTGCACGCCTCTCCGGTTCCGGTGGCGCTAGCGCCACGCGGCTATCAGCGCCAAGAACCGTTGACCAGATTGACCTTGATGGTCGGTACCAGGCAAGGCGCCCAGGCCGCCATCGACGTTGCCATTGAGTCCGCTGCCCGGCGCGGGGTGCCGCTCCGGCTGGTCTCGCTGCTTGAACTGGACGAGTTGAAGCAGGGTGAATTTGAGCTGGATAATCCGCTCAGCCCGGCGCGTCAGCACGTCAACACGGTGCTGGCCCTTGCCGCTTCTAAACTTAAGGAAGGCCAAGCTACCGCCACCTTGGCGCACGGTCGCAGCATTGAAGCAGCTATTGACTCCATCGGTTGGGACGATGGAGAAGTGGTGATCGTGGGGTCTTCTCGGCTGGCCCAGAAGAACTTGCTGTTCTTGGGCAGCACCGCGAATAAGGTGCTGCGCTCGCTGCCCGTGCCAATGGTTGTGGTGCCGCGCGACTACGAACGAGTGAGCGGCACCGTCTAA
- the gabT gene encoding 4-aminobutyrate--2-oxoglutarate transaminase — translation MTEIQYRLEQKRRVLGDFPGPKSAALAERRKKVVAGGVASGVPVYVADADGGIIQDVDGNSFIDLGSGIAVTSVGASDAAVVGAVAEQAAHFTHTCFMVTPYEGYIELAEELARLTPGDHEKRSVLFNSGAEAVENAVKIARLATGRDAVVAFDHAYHGRTNLTMALTAKAMPYKTGFGPFAPEIYRVPMSYPYREEADIKGEEAAQRAITMIEKQIGGDQVAAILIEPVQGEGGFIVPAEGFLPTLAAWAKEKGIVFIADEVQSGFCRTGAWFASQHEGVVPDLITLAKGIAGGLPLSAVTGRAELLDSVHPGGLGGTYGGNPIACAAALAAIRSMEEYDLNARAQRIEDIVLTRLRKLAEELGEQSIIGEVRGRGAMLAIELVKPGTAHTTKEPNAEATKAIAAACLQAGVVILTCGTYGNVVRLLPPLVIGEELLSDGLDVLETAIRQA, via the coding sequence ATGACTGAAATTCAGTATCGACTCGAGCAGAAGCGGCGTGTGCTGGGGGATTTCCCCGGGCCCAAGTCCGCGGCGCTCGCCGAGCGGCGTAAAAAGGTGGTCGCCGGGGGCGTCGCCTCGGGGGTGCCGGTGTACGTTGCCGACGCCGACGGCGGAATCATTCAGGATGTGGACGGCAACTCCTTCATCGACCTGGGGTCCGGTATCGCGGTTACCTCGGTGGGGGCTTCGGATGCTGCCGTGGTCGGAGCGGTTGCTGAGCAGGCCGCGCACTTCACTCACACCTGCTTCATGGTGACCCCGTACGAGGGCTATATTGAACTGGCCGAGGAACTGGCCCGGCTGACACCGGGTGATCACGAGAAGCGTTCGGTGCTGTTCAACTCGGGCGCCGAAGCCGTGGAGAATGCGGTCAAAATCGCTCGTCTAGCCACCGGGCGGGACGCCGTGGTCGCCTTCGATCACGCCTATCACGGCAGGACTAACCTGACCATGGCCTTGACCGCTAAGGCAATGCCGTACAAAACCGGCTTCGGCCCGTTCGCGCCGGAGATTTACCGGGTACCGATGAGCTACCCTTACCGCGAAGAGGCCGATATCAAGGGTGAAGAGGCCGCACAGCGCGCCATCACCATGATTGAAAAGCAGATCGGTGGCGATCAGGTCGCCGCGATCCTGATCGAACCGGTGCAGGGCGAGGGCGGTTTCATTGTGCCGGCTGAAGGGTTCCTGCCGACCTTGGCGGCCTGGGCCAAGGAAAAAGGCATCGTCTTCATCGCCGACGAAGTGCAGTCAGGCTTCTGCCGCACCGGTGCCTGGTTCGCAAGCCAGCACGAAGGCGTGGTACCCGATCTGATCACCCTCGCGAAGGGCATCGCTGGCGGTCTGCCGCTGAGCGCGGTGACCGGCCGCGCCGAGCTGCTTGACTCGGTGCACCCCGGTGGCCTGGGTGGCACCTATGGCGGTAACCCGATCGCCTGCGCTGCCGCACTCGCTGCGATCCGCTCGATGGAAGAGTACGACCTGAACGCTCGGGCGCAGCGGATCGAGGACATCGTCTTGACTAGGCTGCGGAAGCTCGCCGAAGAGCTGGGTGAGCAGAGCATTATCGGCGAAGTTCGTGGCCGCGGTGCGATGCTGGCTATTGAACTAGTCAAGCCGGGCACCGCGCACACCACGAAAGAACCCAATGCTGAGGCCACCAAGGCGATTGCTGCGGCCTGTCTGCAGGCCGGTGTGGTGATTTTGACCTGCGGTACCTATGGCAATGTGGTTCGGCTGCTGCCCCCGCTGGTGATCGGTGAGGAGCTGCTTTCCGACGGCTTGGACGTGCTGGAGACAGCGATCCGCCAAGCCTAG